The nucleotide sequence aaagaagaaaatatatataaacagtCAACAAGTGAATCACAATATACATCCAGAACCGCAAGTCATCATCACTAGAAAGTCAAATAACCCTTCCCCTCAGGGGCAAATACAGCTTCATTTTACCGAGTTCATCCGAACCTGATATTTCCGAGGAGCATGAATTATATGTAAAAATCAACTGTACAAGGAATAGTAGATATGAATCCATAATCTTGAAAATACAGTGGATTTCATGATAAGAAACTTAAAAGTTGAACCCGTAAAGCGCCTAAACAGAGATTCAACCCTGCTTCTCCCGACCCAACCCGAGAAAATTCTAAATATTAACGACAGAGACAATTAGGAAAAGTTCGATGAAGAACATTAGAACATCAGATACATTAGATTTCAACATTGCTACATAATTTGTCTTTTAAGATAGAAGCAAATCCGAGCCCCAACCTAAAAACACATACCCGATGTAAACCCACCAAGTGAGGTCTGAGAGATACTTTGGACAAAGATACTTGATACAAATTTCCCTTTTGTACACAGACAAGTAAACACCCACAAAACCATTTAACTTGAAAGCACAGTATACCGTTCAGTGAAATTGATCTTCAATACCGCCGTTCACTGCCGTCGTTACCACTCCACGGTCATCAATTTTTTAGAGAGAACGATGAACATCGTCAAGTTCAAGAACCTAGCTTAGAGAGAGAGAGCTGTTGTTGTTTagcttatattttttatataaatgtatTCATTAATAAGTAAATATAAGTTTCCGACTACTTCCGTCGGAtagtaatttaatatatttaattatttaaacttTTTGACTACGGTAGTTgcaaatacatatttaataatttattaaaataatattttaatttttgtattatacttttaataatatatttaattaattatttatattttcgatTATAGTAGTCggaattctttaatttttgtataagggtctgattatatatttagtaatatatttatttaattatttatatttccgacTACCGTAGtcggaaatatatatttaataatttatttaaataattttaaatttttttataaggtTCTGATTATATTTAGTAAtacatttatttaattatttatatttccgactacagtagttggaaaaataaatttaataatttatttaaataattatttaatttttatataagaaaataattatatatttaataatatatttatttaattatgtattttttcgACTACAGTAATCGAAATATTCATTTCCCGCAATTTACCGCTAAAGATCTGACTATTGTAGTCACAAATGCTATcggaataatatttttttaaaaaatagaaaataaataaactaaatttccGACCGAATTTTTCAGTCGGAAATTTCCGGATTTCTGGTAGTGATATTGTTAGTTAGTTAAGATTCCAAAAGTTAGTTATTAACAGATACTTGGCTAGTTGACTGATCAACATTCTAGTGATCAATATGCAATCTAGTGATCAATATAATGTACAATATTGTATGGTTAATGCCCTCATTTGCGGCAAGCTTTTCAGTGGATAAACAAcattcctcctcttcttcttctcttaatcTCTCTTAATCTCTCTTAATCTCTTCTTCTCATAACTCTTAGGGAGGAAAGTTTATTGTTCTTAGTCATAATTGACAAATTACTACATTGCCAGTTGTTAGACTATGAGATTTTTCTAGATAGTCTTTGGTTTAAGAgtttcttttaaatattatgtttagttttttttaaaataaatggtAGTCCTTATTTTGTGAAGTGTGTCTTGTAAGATATTATGTGgtgtgtcttgtaagacttaTGTAGCTATAAGTGTAGTCTTTTGTAAGATGTTggaatgtatgtatgtatgaatgaaaAGCTACTGCTGAAACTTATCTTCTCCTTTCTCTTCAGTTCCAAATTCTAACATCAGTCACTAATGGTTTGTTACATTTTGCTTCATCCAGTTTTCCCCGGGTCTATACCTCTTTCTGCTAAATCTTTTCCTTCTACATCATGAGCTCCTCAAGTAGAAGACTGAGGATGAATTTTTAGCCATAAAGAAATATGAGCTCTCCAAGTGAAAGAAAAGATACCGTAGTTTTGCAAAGCATTGTGAGGATTAAGAAGCGCAAATATTGATGATTTTCTGATAAGCAGATTTTTAAATAGCACTAGTATGATGTCATCCACTTTGGGCTAAGCCCTCACGGATTTATTTTTGGGCACCTTCCAAAAGGCCTCATACTAGTGGAGTTGGGTGACACTTTAAATATTGGACatgtttcctttattttttcgATGTGGAATTGTGTTTGCTACTCAAACCAAGACCACATCACTTGTGACCTCCCCTTACTGCCACAAGCAACCAGTGGGACACGCCGCTTGACCATCACTTGTCAATAAGACTTTCGACACGAGGCATCAACCATAGATCTCAACTACTAGGTCACTTCACATGATTTGTCAAATATCTTGTACCGCCGTTGTCACTTCACATGATATGCCAAACATCTAGTACTACCGTTATTACCCAACGGGACACGCTTTCTGACCATCTCTCACCAGGAAGACTTTCGACACAAGGCACCACCTACAGATCACCAGTCTTGTTGTTACACCGGGAACTTTTCACCAATCGCAGTCACCACTCCGACACACCCGAACTTggtctctgataccacttgttaggacCGCGTGTAACTCCgcactagtatgatattgtccgctttgggccaAGTCCTCACGGATTTGTTTTTGGGCACCTCCCAAAAGGCCTCATACTAGTGGAGTTGGGTGACACTTTAAATATTGGACATGTTCCCTTTATTTTTCCTATGTGGAATTGTGTTTGCTACTCAACATGTGTTACCTGAGCTAGGAGTCTTttggaaacagtctttctacctCCATAAGGTAGGGTTAAGGTcagcgtacactctacccttccggACCCCAGTTATGAGATTTCACTTGGTATGTTATTGTCATTGTTGTTGAACTATCCTTTCAGGATGAATCTTTTGTTCACAAAACAACTGTGTCAACTAATTTGGATTCATTACACTGTTAGCGCACAAAACATCATCTCTTTTGAATATCCGCCAATGCAAActtctttgtttttcttgtgaGAAATCAGCAAAAGGGTGAAGATTTTtagttagttcaaactaaaaagggaaaaggctcaaatatatcactgaactatcagaaattgctcatttatgtcatccgttaaaagttgggctcattcatgtcatcTCCGTTACAAAAccggctcattcatgccattacttttaacagaTGGTTTTTAAAAACAGTCTTGCCACGTGGCAACTTATTAGAGGGTCAtgtcattttttaatttaaaaaaaaaataaaaaaaattaatttttttttttttgatccattaaaaagaatccatgcaactttttgatccattgaaGATTAGTatgatctatgcttttaaaatttgattaatttttcatgaatatattcttaaaacattctcgttcgattcatttttttgtcacttttgacatattaagattgttttcatattttacctttaatattaattatttttttcttcaaattaatttcaaatacaatagtaaacatcatttaataaatatattataataaaatagctaTTTTAATTGACGGGCGAGTAACTAAAAGggaacggagagagtatacactccacgctttttatcactttttttttttaaagattcacgttaactaaagcttttgtcattttttaatttagactgaagggatatataaacatcaaatattattattatattattaatagttagctTCTCACTTTGCCAACTCTACGTATACTATATATGTCGGCATATTGTCGCCTTCTTGTTTTtgcaatgataaatgatgatgcataaaGTGTTACGTACAAATGTTGAATGCTGATCAGAGGCGGCtcaaccctttaggagaaaaggcGGCCGCCTAAGACCTCAAAGTTTGAGGggcctatttttgtttagtaataataaattacaaattttaagaaatatattaaatactatttatagaaaaaagaaaaattttatataaaaaaataaaacgcaaggcctccgtttgatttttgccttaggccaTAAATTTGCTTGAGCCGCCCCTAATGCTGATGATGTCATTCTATgcttagtaaaaaaattaaaaaataaaaagttacttacattcggatgacaaaatatttcatgtatgctaagacatactatatgcttaattagaatagcgtttggttataaattttagtagtagatttttttaaaaaaaattctttaaatatttgtttgatcatgaaaaattaatcaaattttaaaagtataaatcaaattaatttttaattgatcaaaaaattctttttaatggatcaaaaaaaattaaaaagaaaattaaattttttaaaaaaataaaataaaaaatgacgtggccctctaataagctgTCACGTGGCAAGGTTGTTTTTAAAAATCgactgttaaaaagtaatggcatggatgagccagttttgtaacggcgatggcatgaatgagcccaacttttaacggataacataaatgagtcatttctgatagttcagtggcatatttgagccttttcccaacTTAAAAAAGTAATGAAAGTTATATATCTTTCCGATACTTCCTAgacttgatttttttgttgttgtaagaGATGCAATGTTTGAACAAAATGGCAAGATTGGAGTTGTAAATATTTGGTTTAACTCAACTCCAAAAGTTATTTGGTGTTCATATAAGTAGATCACCAGTCCATTTTTCAACTGATGTGGGACTCTAACACCCATTCACATCTAGGCCTGACTAGAGCATGGATGTGAAGGGAGATCTTAGGTCCTAATCTCCAGGCAAATCACTGTAGTCTGTTGCATCTCACATGACATGCCCATAATCTGGAAGATAGTCCAGATAATGAGTTAGTTTTAAAtaaaagggtcaaatatatccTTGAACTACTTaaaatgagtttttttttatatatatatatttaaaatgagTTAGTTTTACCCTTTGTCACGttttatctcaaaaatatcatCGTCGTTAATGTTTTTGACTCAAATATGTCCTTCAACTAGTAGAACAGCTCAAAAGTGACCTTTCTTACTCACGGTTGCATCAAACAAGGAAACTGGTCTTATTTTACCTTTTAACTATTCGAAATGTGAAAATTTTGCCCTCCATTTGAAATCTTGGACAAATGCTCTATAAAAACTTGCGTTTGAAATTAGTTTGACAATTTTAAGCGACATTTTTATACAATgtcaattttatgttttatataaaGTTTCATTACCTGcattaatttttcaactaaaaatttattctactgctttcttttaaaattattataacagCATCGACTGAAACATAGGACGACTTAAAGCCCGTAAGACACAATTGTCAAACACGGAATGTTGAAAAGCTAAAAGTGTCACATCAATTGTCTGATAACAAAGGaagtattaaaaaagatttaagagcttaatttcaaaagtcaatgaATTACTATTCAagtcttcttcttgtttctattGGGTGGCTCAAGTTTGTCATTAGCCAATTAATTACTTCAATTTCTTTCTTTAAACGGCTTATTCTTTCTGTCACACAACTATTTTTCGGATTCCTGGCGAAGCTTAATCCTAAACCTTAAGGTATGATGATTATGTTGGAACAATATTTGGGTGTTATACTTTCTTCCttactaattaattaatttttctctaAATATTTGCTATATTGACATTTCTGGTGTTAATTAGAGACTAGTAGAattttttatgtactttttataCATCAGATATTGAGAATTGCGTACatggaaagagaaaaagaaaatgaaggagAAATAGAGAAATTAGCAAGCAACTCAGTGGTATGTCATTCAATATTAGTATTTATACTAATATTGACTAGGATGAATTTTTGTTTAGTTTATCTTGCTATTCTgctatagttatttttctttatacatCCCAGATCCCCCAGTGTAATCACACTGGATACGTTGTTTGTACTAAAGTGGATGATTTTTCGCTaaaaacttttgaaacttgtggcCCTAAACATGTCAGCGCATATAAAAGCATGTCATTAAGGGTGTGAACAAGAAGTTTCAAGTTATATTGTTTTCAAAATGGAAAAAGATTTTGACCAGTCATCCAGCCTACTTAATTAACAAAAATGGGACCCGTTTTATacataatttgaaagaaaatttcaAGCCTAAGCTATATTGGTCGGAAGATGGTGGCTAGTGGTGGTCGTGGTTCTGTGGAGGAGGCTAATATAGTGATGTTAGAGATTAGTTGTGCGCGGATGGCAGTTGTACATGTTTATAATTGATGAGAAATGGTGAAGATGGTTGACGGTAGTGGTTAGTAGTGGAAGTAGGTTTCATTATATAAATGCAATTAGTCTCCTTTTGTACATCCTACCCTCCTCATACCCGCCAGTGGGATTACATGGCTATGCTGTTGTACTAACCGGGATGATTATTTGCTTTGTTTATCTTGCTACTCTCCTTACTCCCTTTATACATCTAACCCTTCCCAGCAAGGGTGGAGCTACATTTGGGATAGGAGGTtcgtccgaacccccttcgaaaattatactaaatatatatggttaaaattattttttatatatatatatatagatatagtagATATCGAATCCCCTTCGATTAGTTCATATATTTACTTGTGAACCCCTTTGGTGAAAATCCTGGTTCCGCCACTGCTCCCTAGACCCCACCAAATTGGGTTACAGTGGCTATGTTATTGTACTGATTTGTATGTTTTTTCGAGTAATCCTTGAGACAATATAAGATTATTGATAAGGTGTAAAATGGCAGTTATCAGGTGAACATCCAGAGTAAGAACAAGTTTTAAAAGCTAGATAACATTTAGGTGGCTTTTGACCGtgaatttcttttactttttttggaGTATGTAATTTAAGAAGTTAATAGTGGAAGTGAGTTTAATTATACAACTAGACACAACTCAGGTAGTGAAGTAGTAACTGCTAAACATTACTGATTCACAATACAGAGAGATGTTACAATTAAGCAGCAACAATTAACAAAAGTTATTGTTTACAACTTGGCTCGTTTTGTTGTTTGTCAATATGATCTTGTGATACTTAAAATCATGTTCTTGAACACGAAACCTTTTCAGTTACTAGGATGGGCAAGTTTTCTGCCTCTGCATCCTTAAAACCATGTTTTATTTGAAGGTTTTATAGGATGGTAAAAATGTGGcactgaaaattttgaaacacatTTGATCTATTAGCAGGTACCATCTGATGTGCTTCGCGAGGACATTCTCGATCTGCTTGATTTCATAGAGAGGTTAAAGAATGAAGAAGATCAAACTGTTCTTGACACAGATCAAATTGAAAAGCTGACATTTTTGTCTGCATGTTTACAACTTTGTCATTACATTTTGGATGGTTCTAATGCTGAAACGTCTTTCTTATCATATGAAGCTCATGATATGGTTCAGTCACTTTTTCATAAATGTGGAGATGACATGCTGGTTAAATTAAAGGATCATATTGCTCCTCACCTCCGTGAAAATATCCACagttctatcatctcagatcatcATTCTGAATCAAGTGCCACCATAACTGAGGATCAGCTCGTTGAACTCTTGCATGCACTCTTTGTGAATCTCCATTATCTACCCAAGGTTCGTGCTGAGTTGATTTTGTCATCAGTGACTCAATATGAGCTTCTTCAGAATGTATTTGGGAATTTAAGAGATTTCCATGGGCTGAAAGTAAATGGTTACATTGAGCATAAGACAATTGAATACATCTTACCGCAGTTTCAACTTATGGCTGGGAGAGTAGGACACTtctgttttgtccttttgtcgtATCAACTTGAtaataaagatgaagaagatgaaaatgaagTCTCCTTTCGAATCAATTCCATGCTAGTAAACCTACTTTTGAATATAATTCCGGTTTCACTGGAGGTATGCACATATGTTCTACAAATTTGGAAGCTTCAAAGTCAGCAGAAGTTGGATGCTTCATTAAGAAGCTCCTAGAAGCCTCTCCAGACATTCTTGGAGAATATCTGATTCAGCTACGACAACACATGGTTAATGCTATTACTCCTAGCACCTCTGCTCGAAATATTCATATCATGATAGAGTTCCTGTTGATTATTATTACTGATGTGCCCAAGGACTTTATTcattatgaaaaattatttgttCTATTGGCACGTGTTGGAGCACTTATCAGGGAGGTATCCGTTCTTGTTCGAAACTTGGAAGAGAATACCATGGAAACAAGCAGTGGAAGTATAAACTTGCTGGAAAATATTGAACTCCTGAGGAAAGATCTCAAGAATGTTTTCTTGAATGTCCTTGCAGACTCATCTCAGCTCTAATTTCCCATGAGTGATGGACTGCTATTCATGACTCTTCTACTCAGAAACTTAAATTACTTGCTCAACTCCAATGCTTATTCAGTTGTTTTGATAAAAGAAGAAATTGGCCGGGTGAAAGAACACCTTGAACACATAAGATCATTCTTCGGGAATGTGGAACAAGAATTGTATAGAGATCTTTGGATTGGTGTTCTAGATGTGGCATATGAGGCGAAACATGCCATTAAATCAATTCTTGCCAGAGATCATGGTCTCTTGCAGCTTATTTTCTTACTTCCTGATGCCGTAGAAAAGATCAAGCTTGTCAAAAAAGAGGTACAAGAGAAGATCTCCCAAAAGACGAGTATCACTTTTACAAACTCTCCTAACAAGCCAGTTGAAAGCAAGTCATCAACTGCTGGTAAAATATTTGTAAGTTTTGAGGAGGAGACACAGTGGATAATTAGGAAGCTCACCAGCGGACCAACAGAGATAGATATCATTTCCATAGTTGGTATGCCAGGGATTAGAAAAACTACTTTGGCTTATAGAGTATATAATGATATGTCTGTTGTTGGTCATTTCGACGTTCGTGCTTGGTGCACAGTCGACCAGGAGCATAATGAGAAAAAGTTGTTGTAGAAAATTTTCAATCAAGTTATTGGTTTGCAATGAAGTTTCAATGATGATGGCATAGATGATGATGTTGCTGATAAGCTAAGGAAACAACTGTTTGGAAAGAGGTACTGTAAGACCCCACGTCCTCCATGTGTTACCTTGGGTAGTATGGTCTTAGGTTGAAGGACTAGAATAGTGTCTAAGAGACTTAGACTCATTTcttttgacttccaaagtgagtaaagtttaaacaatgcataatttccctaatttcaactttttgtcatgtggaaaattgaatgagctttccctcgatataagattcgcccaaatccaataccagggcaagaagttatggttaatttaagtcttagtcgtaaaacaccgtcattcttGCCCTTGGCAGGTCGTGAAGAGGGTGTAAATGACGATGGTCAATTTCCAATGAGACTCCGCGATGGAGGCATGTTgcggagtgggccaaattcccatttgtcaattttcagtgagccaccgcgattgtggcacgtcacggtggcccatgaaatcgggatcccagttatattttaatacccgtttcattaagggtatttggggGTATTTTCCAACCCCTTAACATCTTGAACgcgggatttaatccctattacaccaaaatacacctactctcaccaaaatccatcaagaactctCCCTTGGGGTTCAAACAAGAATcctaaataactcaagattcaacagTAGGTTTTCGAaacaaattggagatttggaatccctaaGCCGTAGGCATCAAGGAGcatccttcaatttcttaaatagaggtacgtggggttgtcctaaatttcatgggcatgctTTCGAAAAGAATTTATACAAGATGttaaatttatacaagtatatatatatatattattacaaGTGAGGTTTTCGTTTTAATACCAATAACATGTTTTGGGATAtggttttgaaagaaatattgaaatatcatgggGTTGTCTGTTTGAATATATATCAatggttgaattgtgaacatgtgatTGGAATTTCAAAATGATGCAATGTGTATGGATTGTGAATTCTTTAATatccccatgataatgttttataccccatattatacttgTGTTAAACTATTGAGTGCATGAGTTTTTGAAATTGATATGATActactcataaatgataaaacttctTGAACTATTACATGTTGAGAACCATTGTGCCTGTGTTTGATATTTGTGAAAGTCTTATATATGTGCATGGTGTAAATGGCATGAGAAGTTGGATAATTGatgtgatactgatgacttgcaagtcaggtatgacgataccctgcagagtatgatatgtgattgattgAATTGAGCTTAAAGCTTGACTTTatgtgagttaggtggttacctgaagaaagcTCGGGTCAAgtgactctatgctggaaatcgTGAATTGTCGACACGAGAAACTTGGtaccatgctgtgtgatcttgtgtacctaatTATATGTCCTCCCTATTCGGGACAAATGGTTAGGAGAccttctttgtgatcttgagcccaaccctGACACATGGACTTGATTGAGATGAAGACACCCcactgtgtgatcttgtgtgtctttctcTCCTCACTAATACTCAGATCTTGGTGGCAATCGGGATTTGACAGTTGAtgaaaattgtagggtgtaccacctatcTCAGTAgtgttacattgttgttgaaaaatcattatactatgcccatATGTTTTCGAACTATTTTGCAACAAAGGGTTTTATAGCAGCTCtcatttatattatataaaaatcttttattttgtttttggattactcCGCGTACCAGTACagctgtattgaccccccctcccTCCCTCCAAGTTTCGAGGCTCGGTCTAGTGGTCCAAAAAAGTAGagattttatcagacagagttgcagtatctagttggtaagccttctttattccaaaaGGCCTGTTTACTTTTAGACAACTATTTTTAGATATGGTTTTGATCCActggggggccttgtcccagttttcagacccGTAACAGAACTCACACCCCAGAACCTGTCCCTACTCCGGAGTATCTCCAGTCTCGACCAGTCCTCCTCGAACTCCAAAAGCAAATGTTAATCATACCCAATATTCTCAGAGGGAAATAtcgaatgcagaattcagacaatCCATTCACATACTTGCATAGCTGATAGCCGCACAGACTCAGAGGTCAGAGGATagtgggtctgcatctgttacttcTGAGGAAATTAGGGTGGACCAGTTCATGAGAATGGACCCGCCCAAATTCTCTGGCACTAAAgtagaagaggacccacaggagttcgtaaatgaaatggagaagattttcaaagtaatgcaTGTGGATCAGGTGGAAGGGGTTGATTTAACAGCATACTAGcttaaggatgtagcgaaccaatggtacaatgagtgggaGGATGCCAAAGGGGAGAGTACTGAGCCCATAATTTGGGATGAGTTCGTCGAAGcttttcttgatcgattctttcctctagagttgagggaagccaaagcaAAGGAATTAATAAATCTTAAACAGGGGAAGATGAGTGTCCAGAAGTACACTCTGAAGTTTAATCAGCTGGCTCGTTATGCATTAGAAGTACCAAGaaatatgagagcccggatgaggaaatttgtatCCAGCCTTTTCGATGACCTAGCGCTTGAATGCCAAGGGGAGATGCTAAATAGAGATATAGACCTTGCTAGGCTATCAGTCCACAGCAGgtgaaagagaggaaaaagaaaattgcCGAGTCTAGGGAGAGGGACAGGCAGGCAAAGAGAGCTAAAATAGCAGATCAGAACTCCAGTCAACAGCAGATCAGTAATTGGGGAAAcaaatggcaaaagaagaagttttggggCAAGGCGCAGTCTGCAGCTAGCGCCCTAGCGCCCAAACCCCCAGTGGATAGGCGATCTCAGATTTTTTAGACTAGTCATGGACCCAGAGCTCAAGATACATAGTCACAGGGCAGTGTGGCGCAGCCCACCAGATCTTTTCCCTATTGTAACATCTGCGGGAAGAATCATCCTAGAAAGTGTTACTTCGATAAGAGAAATTGTTATTCCTACAGTCAGGTAGgacaccttcagagagattgccCTGTTAAAGGAGATAATGTTGGTGGAGCCAAGTCCCAGGCAAATTCTTTCGCACCAGCATCTTAAAAGGGAGCCACTTCAACTGCCAGGAGCGATCGGAACCAgttgtatgctttgaccaactTCCAGGAGACGGAGGCCTCACTATATGTGGTTACAGGTATATTAAAAATCTTTCCCTATGACATTTAGGTGttgcttgatcctgggtctaccttatcttatgtgaccccgtatatGGCTGTTGGTTTCGAGTGTGAGCCTGGTGTTCCACTCCAGTGGGTGATTTTGTTgcggctaggagggtgtataaaaTTGTGTTGTGTCAATTCTTAGTAGGGATACTAAGGAAGACCTCATAAAACTTGATATGGctgcttttgatgctatcctaggggtGGACTGGCTCCATCGGTGTTATGCCATACTAGACTGTAGAACTCGAAGggttaccttttcttttctgAATAAGCCAGTAATAGAGTAGGAAGGgcactctttagcacctagaggtcacttcatatcttatctcagagcccgtaaacttatttccTAGGGTTGCCTATATCATctaatttgggttaaagattcgaACGCCAAAAGCCTTTCTCTTCAGTCTGTCCCcgtagtaaatgaattcccaaaagtttttcctgatgatctcctAGGAATTCCACcggatagggagatagattttggcattgatgtgttgccatatacctatcctatttctattccgccatatagaatggctcctgcagaggtaaaagagttaaaagaacggctagcagatctcctagataaa is from Capsicum annuum cultivar UCD-10X-F1 chromosome 5, UCD10Xv1.1, whole genome shotgun sequence and encodes:
- the LOC107872679 gene encoding uncharacterized protein LOC107872679 isoform X2 translates to MEREKENEGEIEKLASNSVVPSDVLREDILDLLDFIERLKNEEDQTVLDTDQIEKLTFLSACLQLCHYILDGSNAETSFLSYEAHDMVQSLFHKCGDDMLVKLKDHIAPHLRENIHSSIISDHHSESSATITEDQLVELLHALFVNLHYLPKVRAELILSSVTQYELLQNVFGNLRDFHGLKVNGYIEHKTIEYILPQFQLMAGRVGHFCFVLLSYQLDNKDEEDENEVSFRINSMLVNLLLNIIPVSLEVCTYVLQIWKLQSQQKLDASLRSS
- the LOC107872679 gene encoding uncharacterized protein LOC107872679 isoform X1, encoding MEREKENEGEIEKLASNSVQVPSDVLREDILDLLDFIERLKNEEDQTVLDTDQIEKLTFLSACLQLCHYILDGSNAETSFLSYEAHDMVQSLFHKCGDDMLVKLKDHIAPHLRENIHSSIISDHHSESSATITEDQLVELLHALFVNLHYLPKVRAELILSSVTQYELLQNVFGNLRDFHGLKVNGYIEHKTIEYILPQFQLMAGRVGHFCFVLLSYQLDNKDEEDENEVSFRINSMLVNLLLNIIPVSLEVCTYVLQIWKLQSQQKLDASLRSS